A window of Planctomycetota bacterium contains these coding sequences:
- a CDS encoding GNAT family N-acetyltransferase: protein MTSPAHAIQLKPITRPMLRDVLALSVEPQQQKFVAPNVRSLAEAYVDLERAWPRALCIGDKPIGFAMLELLGPDHPEAPDGKASYFLWRYMIYAEHQRKGYGTTGLDLIVAHVRTLPDGDALGTSYVPGDGCPGPFYERYGFRPTGEVDDGEIVLRLAL, encoded by the coding sequence ATGACCTCACCCGCCCACGCCATCCAACTCAAGCCGATCACGCGGCCGATGCTCCGCGACGTCCTCGCCTTGAGCGTCGAACCGCAGCAGCAAAAGTTCGTCGCGCCCAACGTCCGGTCCCTCGCCGAGGCGTACGTAGACCTGGAGCGCGCCTGGCCGCGTGCGCTGTGCATCGGCGACAAGCCCATCGGGTTCGCGATGCTCGAGCTCCTTGGCCCGGACCATCCCGAAGCCCCCGATGGCAAGGCGTCGTACTTTCTTTGGCGCTACATGATCTACGCCGAGCACCAACGTAAAGGTTACGGCACCACCGGCCTTGACCTTATCGTCGCCCACGTCCGAACGCTTCCCGACGGTGACGCGCTTGGTACGTCCTACGTCCCCGGCGACGGCTGCCCCGGCCCATTCTACGAACGCTACGGCTTTCGCCCCACCGGCGAAGTCGACGACGGCGAGATCGTTCTCCGTCTTGCGCTGTGA